The sequence ATAAACAATCCGCGTAAATACGTCTATCCAATTAACTACCGAAAATGTAATAAAGTATGGGTTTTGCTGATTGTGAAACTTATAATTCCGACTCATGATGATGCAAGTTAAAAACTTGCCCGAATATTACCACAGGTTACGCTGCGCTAAACCTGCGGCAGCAAGGAGTTAAAAACTTGCCCGAATATTACGAGATACGAAGTATCGTGCCTCTACAATCTTCCCATTTTACATTTCCCTTACCCGCCTCTCCCCAATTTTCCCGACCTTGCCCATCTCATGAATAAACAACGCATTGCCATTGATATGGACGAGGTTTTGGCCGACCCTATTGGCAAATTTATAGACATTTACCAGCGCGAACACGGCTACACCTACACATTAGACCAAATGCACGGCAAGGAATTTCGCGACCTGTTGCCCGAAGAATTACAACCCACCCTGCGTGAATATATTAACCGCAAAGGCTTCTTCCGCGACCTGGAATTGATACCTGACAGTCGCGAAGTGGTAGAGCAGTTATGCCAAAAGTATGATGTGTTTATCGTTTCGGCGGCGATGGAGTTCCCCAACTCGCTGGAGGATAAGCTGCACTGGCTGGGCGATCACTTCCCGTTTATCCCCTGGACCAATATTATCTTCTGCGGATACAAAATTGTGAAAGCCGATATCATGATAGACGACCGTATCCGCAACTTCAGCGGGTTCGACGGCCGTAAGCTGCTGTTTACATCGCCCCATAACATCGCCATTACCGAATACGAACGGGTGAATACCTGGGATGAGGTGGCGGTGTTGTTGTTGTAAAACTATATCGTATAGACACGATACTTCGTGTCCCTACGGCTCCTGCCCTCTTTTCGCGAAGCGAAGAGAGGGCCGACCAGCGCAGCGTAGTCGGGGTGAGTAAACTGCGTGGCGAGGACTCACCCGGTCGTTGCTTCGCTTGACCACCCTCTCTTCGGCTTCGCCGGAAAGAGGGGATAATGGCTAAAGATTACCTACTTTAACCAAGCCCAGCGTTTGCCCCAATCCAGCATAATATCGCTGCGCCATTTCAGCACGGTTTGGCTGCCCTGCCAAATACCATCGTAAAGGGATGCATCGGGTTTATCGGTATACCAGTTGCTGCCCAGGCGGTAATCTGTTTGATGGGGCTGGCCCGGCCACAGGTTGCTTATCACCAACTTGCCCTGCAATGGCTCGAAGCCCGGGATTTTGGAACTAACCTTATAATTCAGCGTTTCGGTTTGCTTGGGGCAGTAGCGAATTACGTAATCGCCGTTGCCGTTATAAAAGCCGTCCCACTTTTGCTCGCCAATGCCGGCTTGCATGGTTAGGGTAAAACAGGCCGAATCGGGGGAAATATTAATTTTTGGTCCTTTAAAATGGAACTCCACTGTTGAGAAAGTGGGCACAGTATCGGTTATGGTCGTCGCGCGGTCGTAAACTATCCGGGCGCTGTGGTTAAACTTAATAAAGCTGCCACCCCAGCTTTCCCTTAGCGGGTTTTTCGGGTCGCCATCCATCATATACAGCAGCGATGGCGTATCGCCCATTTTGGGTATACCTTTGTAATAACTCTTAAAGGCCGCGCCCATATAGCCGGCATTGCTGATAAAGTTATTATAATAATTGGCTGGCTTCAGGTTTTCGGGCGATCCATTGCCCGAGAAGAAGCCATAGTACGAGCTATTACACTCGATAAACCACAACTTAGGGAAATTGGCGGCGATGTAGGCATAGCTGTTGGCGCTCCACTTTTTATTGGGGCCCCCTATCCAGTAAACCCGTATGCGCGATGCGATCTCAGGCGCATCATGCAGGGCCTGGGCCACATCTTCCAATCCGCCCCAAACCAAGACCCACAGTGGGCGGGTATCTTCCTTTTTTGCGCATTTGATGATCCAATCCGAACCCTCGGTAGCGGTTAAATAGCCTTTATATGGCGCGGCGCCTTTGCGCCCCTGTTTGCAAATGGCCCGCAAGGCATCGGGAGTGGGATATCCTTTTTGGTGCTGCTGTAGCTTGGGCAGGTCCTTTTCGTACAGGCCGATCATTTTCAGGATCTCCTCCTTATTGCCGGCCCCGTACGATGGCGACGACACCAGGCCCTCGGTATCGAACAGGTGGCTGTATATCAGGAAGTGGATCATCGATTGGTTATCGTCCGGGTCGGTGCCGCCAATATCGGTACTGATGAGGATGCGCGGTTTAACGGGTACCGGTTGCTGGGCATATGCCAGGCCTGTTAGGATGAAGCACAGGCAGGCAAAGATTATCGCTTTTATATTCACTTTAAATATCATAGGATGCATTGATATTAAGGGTTCCATTTACGGTTGAAAGTCCACGCGGCGTTAATATCACCGGCCTTGGGCGCGCCCGGTGCCTGGTAAAGATTATCTTTCAACCAGTTGAATTTAGGGCCGTCGGTATGGGCATTGGAATAATAAACGGTCGATTCCCAAACCATCGGCTTGGCGGTTTCGGCCTTATAAATAGGCTTATCCATCATGTTTTTATCAAAATGGCAATCTATCAGGTAAAAACTGGCCTCGTGGTGATAGCGGCCTAACTGGAAGTGCTGCTCGCCCTTAAAATAGCAGTTGCGGAAAACGCTTTTGATATCGCGGCCCTTGCTGCCATCGTGCCAAATGGCAATAGCGCCGGGTACATTGACAATAAAGGTGCAATTTTCGGCATAGGCCCAGCCACGGGGACAGTAAAAATCGGTGCCGCCTATCAGCGTACAATCCTTAAAATAATACATGCCTGTGCCGCTCCATGGCGATACCGTATCCTGCCCGTACGAGCGGACAATACAGTTGATCACCTTTAACCGGGTGGCCGTGCCTGTTTTCAGGGTAAACTGGTGCGCGGTTTTCACCACTTTTGTCTTTTCGGGTTTGCCCGTTTGGGCGTTGGTGCAATCAATAAATACCGAATCGGCAGCATCGTGGCCATAGGTGTTCTCTACCGTCAGATCGCGCAGGGTAATATCGTTACCGTCGATATTCATCACCGCGCTGTTTTTATCGCCCGGGTGCTGGCAGGTATAAATAAGGTGCGAGATGGATCCGCTGATCACCGTGCCCGTTTTGCTTTCGCCCTGTAGCGTGATGTGGTTTTTACGTATCGATAGCTGTTCCCTATAAAAGCCGTTCTTAATAAAGATCAACCTATCCTCCGCCGCCGAATCGGGCAGACTTTGCAGCGCCTGCTGTATGGTGCGGAAATCGCCCTTGCCCGATGGATCTACCACTATCCGGGTTTTAGCGGCTTGGCAAAGCGGTGCTATCAGCAAAAGGATGATGGTGCAGATTCTGGTCATTTTAAACTATCGCAAAATACAGGTTATCGATCGGGTGCTTGCGTGCGCAAGGCTTACAATGATAATGAATATCAACTTAGATTAAATGTAGGATGCGGGTAAATCTACGCAATCGATTGCGCTTACATAGATTTTAACCACAGAGGACACAGAGGGAGAAAAGCACAGAGGTCACAGAGAAATGAAATTACAAAAGAACTCTGTGTCCTCTGTGAAAATCTCTATGCCCTCGGTGGTTAAATCGCCACAAAAAAAGCCCCCCGAAATTCGGGAGGCTTTCTGTAAGCTTTCTAAGCGATAAATTATTCAGCGCTTTCTGCAGCTTCGTCAGCAGCTGGTGCTTCTTCAGCTTCAGCAACCGGTGCTTCTTCCACCTCTTCAGCAGGAGGGGTGTTTTTAGCAGCGATGGCAGCGGCTTTGTCTGCATTACGTTTAGCTTCAGCGGCAAGGGCAGCTTTTTTAGCGGCTTCCTTAGCTGTAGATAACGAATCTTTTTTACCGGTGATCTTGCTGTCTTTGCCTTCTAACCAGGCAGCAAATTTTGCTTCTACCTGCTCTTCGGTCAAAGCGCCTTTTTTCAGGCCGCCTTGTAAGTGTTTTTTGTATAACACACCTTTGTACGACAGGATCGCGCGGCAGGTATCGGTTGGTTGTGCACCATTGTTTACCCAGTCAAGCGTTTTGTCAAAGTTAATGTCGATAGTAGCCGGGTTGGTGTTTGGGTTGTACGAACCTAAACGCTCAATAAAGCGGCCATCGCGTGGAGCGCGGGAATCCGCTACCACGATGTAGTAAAAAGGTTTACCTTTTTTACCGTGTCTTTGCAGTCTGATTTTAGTTGCCATTTTTTTCTTTTATGTATTCAACATTGCCCCCGGAGTATTCTGCGGGGCTGCAAAGGTAAGTATATTATTTATACTGTGCAAGTTATTGTTTATCTGAACCTTGATTAAACGGATTTTGGGATTACAGGATTATTTTGCAAGGTTTCTGAAATCCTGTCCTCGGATAAATCTGTTTAATCAAGGTTCAGACAATCACCAAGAAATCAATTCAAAATCATACCTTTGTATCCGCAATTTTTTGATATAAGTACTAAAAGATATGTTCGAAAATCTTTCAGATAAGCTCGACAGGGCGTTTAAGGTATTAAAAGGACAAGGCACCATAACCGAGATCAATGTGGCCGAAACCATGAAGGAGATCCGCAAGGCCCTTTTGGATGCCGACGTTAACTATAAAACTGCTAAGGCCTTTACCGACGAGGTGAGGCAAAAGGCCATTGGCCAAAACGTACTGACCAGCATTTCGCCGGGACAGTTGCTCACCAAGATCATGAACGACGAGCTGACCGACCTGATGGGCGGCAGCACAGCCGACCTGAACTTCCCGGCAACGCCTACCATTATATTAATAGCGGGCCTGAACGGTGCGGGTAAAACCACCTTCAGCGGTAAACTGGCCAACTTTTTAAAAACACAAAAAAATAAAAAACCATTACTGGTAGCCGGCGACGTTTACCGCCCTGCGGCCATCACCCAGCTACAGGTTTTGGGCGAGCAGATCGGCATCCCGGTTTATGCCGACCTGGAATCTAAAGACCCGATTGGCATTGCCCGTGCAGGTGTGGCCCAGGCCAAGCAGAACGGCAACAACGTAGTTATTATAGATACCGCCGGCCGTTTAGCAATAGACGAGGCCATGATGGTGGAAATAGAACAGGTAAAGGCCGCCGTTAATCCGCACGAGATATTATTTGTGGTTGACGCCATGACCGGCCAGGATGCCGTGAACACCGCCAAGGTGTTTAACGACCGCCTTGACTTTACCGGCGCGGTACTGACTAAGCTGGATGGCGATACCCGCGGTGGCGCGGCGCTATCCATCAAATCGGTAGTGAACAAGCCGATCAAATTTATTGGTACGGGCGAAAAGATGGAGGCGCTGGACGTTTTCCACCCCGACCGTATGGCCTCGCGTATTTTGGGCATGGGCGACGTGGTATCCTTAGTGGAGCGCGCGCAGCAGCAATTTGATGAAAAGGAAGCCGCCGAACTGCAAAAGAAGATCCGCAAGAACAAATTCGACTTTAACGACTTTTACGGCCAGATCCAACAGATCAAAAAAATGGGTAACATGAAAGATCTGATGGGCATGATACCGGGCGTTGGCAAAATGATGAAGGATGTGGAAGTAGGCGACGATGCCTTTAAAAACATCGAGGCCATAATCCAATCCATGACCAAGTTTGAAAAGGAAAACCCGGATGCCATTAACCAAAGCCGCCGTACCCGTATAGCCAAAGGTTCGGGCACTAACATTGCCGAGGTTAACCGCCTGCTAAAGCAGTTTGAGGATATGCGTAAGGTGATGAAGCAAATGAGCAACCCGGCAGCCATGGCCAATATGATGCGCCGTATGCCGAAGATGTAATCTCTTTTTAGGTAAAAGCCGAAAGGATAAAGGCGAAAGCTAAAAGGAAGGCCCTATGCAAAAGCATAGGGCTTTTTTATAACCAAAGCCTTTGTGACCAGATCTGAAATTGAAGATCTTTGTGGCTCATCAAAAGGCAATTCTTTGTGGCCTTTGTGGTTAAATTGCCACCAACCCTTAACAGACACAAAAAACATCAGCCAATACCATATCGCATTTTGGCGGTTTTTTGAAAATGAAACTAATTGAAATAATTGCTAATAAAAAGGCAATTAATTGCAATAATACGAACCAATAAGTGTAATAATTGTTAAATTATTGTGCGATAAGATAATCGTTAGTTAACATATGGTTAACATTATAGCTAAACCTTTGTGGTCAAAGAAAACCACACATGAAAAAGCTCTACTTTATCATTTTTTCCGTGCTCATTTTAGGCATAGCCAATGAGGCCAATGCCCAGATCACCACCGGTGTTATCAGCGGTAAGGTGACAGATGCAAAAGGCGGTACATTGCCGGGTGTAACCATTAGCGTGGTAAACACCAGCACAGGCACACGCTACGGCAACCAAACAAACGCCGATGGTCGGTACACCATCACCAACGTTAACCCGGGCGGCCCGTATGTAATTACAGCCAGCTTTGTTGGTTACAAAAAGCAAGAATTAACCGGCATTACCGTAAACTTAGGTAACGCTACTTACAACTTCCAGTTGCTTGACGAATCGACAGCCCTAAAGGAAGTTGTAGTAAAATCAACCGGCGGTACTACTAAAACAGGCGCCAGCACCCGTATCAATCCAAACCAGTTGCGCACTATGCCATCGCTTAGCCGCAGCCTGCAGGACCTGACCCGTTTAACCCCGCAAAGCAATAACAACTCGTTCCAGGGTACTAACTACCGTTACAATAACGTAACCTTAGACGGTGCCATCAATAACGACGCGATCGGCTTCAGCCCATCATTAGGCGGCCAGAACAACGTATCGGGCCAGGTAGGTAGCAGTACCCGTACAAGCCCTATCTCGCTTGACGCGATCCAGGACATACAGGTTTATATTGCCCCTTACGATATCAAAATTGGTAACGTATTGGGTGGTAGTATCAATGCGGTTACCCGCAGCGGTACAAACACTGTTACCGGCTCTATCTACGGTTTTGGCCGTGGCGCGTTCATGATCGGCGCTAACCGCCTGCCCACCAACGTTGGTGGCGATAACGCCAGCGAACCATCTGCCTTCCACGATTTTCAATTCGGTGGCCGTTTAGGCTTACCTATCGTTAAGGATAAATTATTTTTATTCACTAACGAGGAGTTTGCACGCCGCCAGGATCCGGTTATCTTCGCGGCAGGCAGCGCGGGTTCGGCCGGTATTTTATCAGAGCAGGACGCTATCGACATTACCAAAGCATTTAAATCGTACACCGGTGGCCTTGACCCGGGTGTTTATGGTAATACTACCATCTTCTCTAATTCTAACAAGTTTTTTAACCGCTTAGACTGGAACATCAACGATAAAAACCAGTTGACCCTGCGTAACAATACCATCACTTCTACCGCTACCAACCTTGAGCGCGATCAGCAGAACTTCCGCTTCAGCGGTATCGACTATACATCACATAACAACTCAAACTCAACAGTTGCCGAGTTAAAATCAAGGTTCAGCAACTCGGTAAGCAATAGCTTCCTGTTAGGTTACTCTAACGTACACGATTACCGTGATCCTAACTCGAGCCCTGCATTGCCGCAGATCGAGATCACCGGCCGTACACCTGGTACTACCATCTTCCTGGGCACCGACCGTGAGGCCGCGATATTTGATATGCACCAGAAAACATTCGAGATCACCGATAACTTTACGCTGAACACCGGTAAACATACCTTTACCTTTGGTACACACAACGAGTTATATAACATCACTTATAACTTCGTAAACTCATGGAACGGTCGCGACGCGTATAGCAGCATTGATGCCTTTACCGGTGCGTTCAACTCTAACCCGGCTACGGTTACCGCTTTCACCCCATTGCGTGTAAGGGCTAACTTTAACTATACTAACAACACCCGCGATTATATCCTGGCTAATCCATCAGCCCAGTTTAAAGTTAACCTGCTAAGCCTTTACGCTCAGGATGAGATCCAGGCTGCCGATAACTTCAAACTTACCGGCGGTTTACGTATAGACTACGCAGGTGTACCAAACAAGCAGCCTTTAAGCGCCAAAACTACCGGCGCCGCTGTAGATCCTAACTACGGTACCACTTTTACCTACACAAAACCATCTGAAATTCAGAACAAATACCTGGATAACATCGAGTTTAACGGCCGCTTATCGTTCAACTACGATATCAATGGCGACCAAAGCGCTGTGATCCGTGGCGGTACAGGTACCTTTACCGGCCGTGTTCCGTTTGCCTGGTTCGGTTACGCGTTCTACAACAACGGTAACACTTACGGTGCTTACGATAAAAACAACATCAATACTACTACCAATACCATTACTCCGGGTACTAACCCAACCCAGGCCCCTGCAAACGGTGGTTTAGGTTTTGTTAACCAGCAGGTACCTGCTCCAAATACCAGCGCTACCGGCCCAACCCAGGTGGATATGATCGATAACAACTTCAAAATGCCACAGGTATGGAGAAGCAGCTTAGCCTTTGATTACAAAACACAGGATCAGTGGAGATTCTCTATCGAGGGTATCTACACCAGCGTTATCCACGACTTGAAATTCCAGCAAACCAACACTACCGACCAGGTTACTTACTATCCGTACGACGTACAGAAGCAACAGCCAATATTTGTGAACACCAAACCATCGGCTAACTTCACCAACGCTTACCTGTTATCAAACACCAGCGAAGGTAAACGTTACAGCATTACCGGCCAGGTTGGTAAAACATGGCCAATGGGATTGAATGCAGAGTTTAGCTATACCTATGGTCAGTCTAAAGATATCACCAACGGTATCCGTAACTCAATGGAATCAAACTGGCAGTTAAACCAGGCGCTTAACCCTAACTCGCCTACACTGGCTTTCTCAAACTTCGATGTTCGCCACCGCATTGTGGCTAACCTGAGCTATAAATTAACTTACGGCGCTGATAAAAAGAACTCGTCAAACTTCGCCCTGTTCTTTAACGCTGCTTCGGGTACGCCATACAGCTTCGGCTTCCTGCCAAGCGCTATCGATGGTACCGGTCAGCAAGTTAGCTTAGCTTACATCCCAAGCGTAGGCGAAACCATCAAATTCTTTAGCACTACACCAAACACACCAAGTGCTGCAGAGCAGGCAATGGCCAACGCGTTCGATCAATACATCAACGCCGACCAATACCTGAGCACCCGTCGCGGTAAATTTACAGAGCGTAACGGTGCCCGCACGCCTTGGAACACCAGCGCCGACTTCCGCTTCACTCAGGACTTCAGCGTAGGCAGCGGTGCTAAAAAACAAATGTTAACCTTTACGTTTGATATCATTAACTTAACAAACCTGTTGAACCGTAACTGGGGCCACTACTATTTCTCTCCAAACACGTTCAACTCTACATCAAGTATCGGTTTAACCCGCAACGTTACGCCATCGTTTGCTAACGCTGCTACTACTTACCCTACTTACAAATTTGTTAACCCGGGTGTACCTTACGCGGTTGATCCGTTCCAGTCGCGTTACCAAATGCAGTTTGGTGTACGTTACACTTTCTAATACGTAAAGAGCAAACAATTAATAATACCAGCCCCGCTGCCATTTGGCAAGCGGGGCTTTTTTGTTGGAAAGGCGCCCATTACGCAGAACTTTTTAAAGATATGTGAATATTGATGCCATTAGTAGAGAAATAGCATCTGCATGAAAATGAGATAAAACTTAGCGAAGGATTTTGCGCACAATAGCGTCTAATATGCAACGCGTAATTGTCCATAATTTGTCCGTTTAGTTTTTATATTAACTATTTGTATAAGTTGTAACTTTACGTTAACCGATCATAATTAACGCCATGAAAAAGCCTTCACCTAAAGCCGTTGCTCCACGGCTAAACTGTGACAAGGCCGGGTGCTTGCTGTGTTGCAGGGCCGGTCTTTTATTAATAATGCTGTTGCCTGCCTTTAAAACGCATGCGCAGGATTTTTTTCCCGAACAAAAAGATTACGCTGTAAGCGTGGGTACCGACCTGGAACTACCGGGCAAAAATCTTAGCGATTACCGGAAGGCAGTAGCGGCTAACGTAGGTATAATGCGCCTGCTGGACAGGTTTACAGTGGGTGTTAATTTTTCGTACCGCGAGTTTAGTCCCATTACCCCTGTTGTGGTAGAGCAAATAGACCCGGCGCACCAGTCTACCAGTACTTACTCCAGCTATAGTACCTTTTTATTTTATTTAAGCGGCGCATATAATGTGTCGCTTTCCGAAAAAGTAAAAGCCTATGGCGGCCTGAACGTGGGTGTGGGCTACAACACATCATCGATCCTTTATCAGCAGGATGATACTAACCTGTATTTTGGCGGTGGTGTTAAACAGCTTTATGCAGCCCCTAAACTGGGTTTAAGCTATGCTATAAATAATAATGTTGATGTAGAAATACACGCGGCCTATAACCTGCTTGCGCAAACAGGAAACCTGACTAACCCTACAACCCATGTTACCCGCACCAGTTTTTCATCGCTAACTACGGGTTTGGGATTGATGTTTAAGTTTTGAGGAAGACGGGAAGACCGGAAGACAGGAAGTCCGCAAGTATAAGCAAATCCTGTCTTCCGGACTTTCCCACTTGCGGACTTCCGGTCTTCCAGTCTTTCGGACTAACTACAAATTCTTCCCCAGTTTTTCCAACATTTCGTGGGGTACGTTGTGCAGGTCTAACACCAGGAAGCCATCAAGGCAATCGGCAAACTTAGGGTCGATATTGAAGCAGATGATCTTGGCGTTCAGGGCGATGTATTGGCGCAGCAGCACCGGTACCTTCATGTTGCGGGTTTCTACTTCAGATATAATGCTATCCAAGCCCTTCAACGAATCGTCGGCCCCGGCCATCAGCAGATCGGTATCTATTTTGGAAAAATCAACCTTAAACTTCTTTCTCGGCCGCACATATTGCGCCATATCATGGTCGAAATGGTTTTTGGTGATGTAATCGACAATCAACGATTTAGAAAACTTGCTGAAGGTATTGCTGATGCTCACCGGGCCAATGAGGTAACGGTAGCGCGGATTGTCGATCAGGTATTTCAAAATACCCTTCCATAGCAGGAACAGCGGCAAGGCCTTGCCCTGGTATTCGGCACGGATAAATGAGCGGCCCAGTTCAAGGCTGCGCTTTAATACAGATGTAAACTGACCTTTGATCTTAAATACCTCTGCCGTATAAAAACCTTTTTTGCCGCGGCTATAAAATATCTCATCGCCCAGGCCAATACGGTAGGCGCCTACGATGAGTTTGGTCTCCACATCCCATATAAACAGGTGATGATAATAGATATCATACTCGTCCAGGTCGATGCTTTTATTGGTGCCCTCGCCCACCTCCCGAAAGGTAATCTCGCGCAGGCGGCCTATCTCGCGGATGATATTTGGAATAAGCGATGTTGGCGCGATATATACCTCGTAGTTTTTTTCGGTCCACACCAGGTGGTCTTCGCGCAGTGG comes from Mucilaginibacter mali and encodes:
- a CDS encoding 5' nucleotidase, NT5C type, producing MNKQRIAIDMDEVLADPIGKFIDIYQREHGYTYTLDQMHGKEFRDLLPEELQPTLREYINRKGFFRDLELIPDSREVVEQLCQKYDVFIVSAAMEFPNSLEDKLHWLGDHFPFIPWTNIIFCGYKIVKADIMIDDRIRNFSGFDGRKLLFTSPHNIAITEYERVNTWDEVAVLLL
- the ffh gene encoding signal recognition particle protein, encoding MFENLSDKLDRAFKVLKGQGTITEINVAETMKEIRKALLDADVNYKTAKAFTDEVRQKAIGQNVLTSISPGQLLTKIMNDELTDLMGGSTADLNFPATPTIILIAGLNGAGKTTFSGKLANFLKTQKNKKPLLVAGDVYRPAAITQLQVLGEQIGIPVYADLESKDPIGIARAGVAQAKQNGNNVVIIDTAGRLAIDEAMMVEIEQVKAAVNPHEILFVVDAMTGQDAVNTAKVFNDRLDFTGAVLTKLDGDTRGGAALSIKSVVNKPIKFIGTGEKMEALDVFHPDRMASRILGMGDVVSLVERAQQQFDEKEAAELQKKIRKNKFDFNDFYGQIQQIKKMGNMKDLMGMIPGVGKMMKDVEVGDDAFKNIEAIIQSMTKFEKENPDAINQSRRTRIAKGSGTNIAEVNRLLKQFEDMRKVMKQMSNPAAMANMMRRMPKM
- a CDS encoding nucleoside hydrolase-like domain-containing protein produces the protein MIFKVNIKAIIFACLCFILTGLAYAQQPVPVKPRILISTDIGGTDPDDNQSMIHFLIYSHLFDTEGLVSSPSYGAGNKEEILKMIGLYEKDLPKLQQHQKGYPTPDALRAICKQGRKGAAPYKGYLTATEGSDWIIKCAKKEDTRPLWVLVWGGLEDVAQALHDAPEIASRIRVYWIGGPNKKWSANSYAYIAANFPKLWFIECNSSYYGFFSGNGSPENLKPANYYNNFISNAGYMGAAFKSYYKGIPKMGDTPSLLYMMDGDPKNPLRESWGGSFIKFNHSARIVYDRATTITDTVPTFSTVEFHFKGPKINISPDSACFTLTMQAGIGEQKWDGFYNGNGDYVIRYCPKQTETLNYKVSSKIPGFEPLQGKLVISNLWPGQPHQTDYRLGSNWYTDKPDASLYDGIWQGSQTVLKWRSDIMLDWGKRWAWLK
- a CDS encoding 30S ribosomal protein S16, with the translated sequence MATKIRLQRHGKKGKPFYYIVVADSRAPRDGRFIERLGSYNPNTNPATIDINFDKTLDWVNNGAQPTDTCRAILSYKGVLYKKHLQGGLKKGALTEEQVEAKFAAWLEGKDSKITGKKDSLSTAKEAAKKAALAAEAKRNADKAAAIAAKNTPPAEEVEEAPVAEAEEAPAADEAAESAE
- a CDS encoding TonB-dependent receptor, producing the protein MKKLYFIIFSVLILGIANEANAQITTGVISGKVTDAKGGTLPGVTISVVNTSTGTRYGNQTNADGRYTITNVNPGGPYVITASFVGYKKQELTGITVNLGNATYNFQLLDESTALKEVVVKSTGGTTKTGASTRINPNQLRTMPSLSRSLQDLTRLTPQSNNNSFQGTNYRYNNVTLDGAINNDAIGFSPSLGGQNNVSGQVGSSTRTSPISLDAIQDIQVYIAPYDIKIGNVLGGSINAVTRSGTNTVTGSIYGFGRGAFMIGANRLPTNVGGDNASEPSAFHDFQFGGRLGLPIVKDKLFLFTNEEFARRQDPVIFAAGSAGSAGILSEQDAIDITKAFKSYTGGLDPGVYGNTTIFSNSNKFFNRLDWNINDKNQLTLRNNTITSTATNLERDQQNFRFSGIDYTSHNNSNSTVAELKSRFSNSVSNSFLLGYSNVHDYRDPNSSPALPQIEITGRTPGTTIFLGTDREAAIFDMHQKTFEITDNFTLNTGKHTFTFGTHNELYNITYNFVNSWNGRDAYSSIDAFTGAFNSNPATVTAFTPLRVRANFNYTNNTRDYILANPSAQFKVNLLSLYAQDEIQAADNFKLTGGLRIDYAGVPNKQPLSAKTTGAAVDPNYGTTFTYTKPSEIQNKYLDNIEFNGRLSFNYDINGDQSAVIRGGTGTFTGRVPFAWFGYAFYNNGNTYGAYDKNNINTTTNTITPGTNPTQAPANGGLGFVNQQVPAPNTSATGPTQVDMIDNNFKMPQVWRSSLAFDYKTQDQWRFSIEGIYTSVIHDLKFQQTNTTDQVTYYPYDVQKQQPIFVNTKPSANFTNAYLLSNTSEGKRYSITGQVGKTWPMGLNAEFSYTYGQSKDITNGIRNSMESNWQLNQALNPNSPTLAFSNFDVRHRIVANLSYKLTYGADKKNSSNFALFFNAASGTPYSFGFLPSAIDGTGQQVSLAYIPSVGETIKFFSTTPNTPSAAEQAMANAFDQYINADQYLSTRRGKFTERNGARTPWNTSADFRFTQDFSVGSGAKKQMLTFTFDIINLTNLLNRNWGHYYFSPNTFNSTSSIGLTRNVTPSFANAATTYPTYKFVNPGVPYAVDPFQSRYQMQFGVRYTF
- a CDS encoding pectinesterase family protein, which produces MTRICTIILLLIAPLCQAAKTRIVVDPSGKGDFRTIQQALQSLPDSAAEDRLIFIKNGFYREQLSIRKNHITLQGESKTGTVISGSISHLIYTCQHPGDKNSAVMNIDGNDITLRDLTVENTYGHDAADSVFIDCTNAQTGKPEKTKVVKTAHQFTLKTGTATRLKVINCIVRSYGQDTVSPWSGTGMYYFKDCTLIGGTDFYCPRGWAYAENCTFIVNVPGAIAIWHDGSKGRDIKSVFRNCYFKGEQHFQLGRYHHEASFYLIDCHFDKNMMDKPIYKAETAKPMVWESTVYYSNAHTDGPKFNWLKDNLYQAPGAPKAGDINAAWTFNRKWNP